AACTCTGGCAGTTATAGCAATCCTAAATGATTTATGAAAAATCTTAAGTATTGTAGGGTGGGCAGTGCTTACCGTATTTTGCTGACCACATCCGGGTTTTGCTAAGCACTGCCCACCCTACGTGTCGTTCACTCACCATGATCGCGATGGAAATGCAGCCATCAATATTAGAGCAGAGGGTATCAGAATGCTTGCACTGAGCGGTGTCGAAGTGCTAAAGGTGAGCCAGTGCGGTCTTGGGGTCTCCCCAAGTGGAGCAACTGGCGAACCCGTAAGGGCGGATGGTTCAGCCGTCTGGTGCTGTAGGAGGGGAGGTAAGACCAAAACTTGGGCGAAAGTCTAAGTTGCGGCACTCCCCTGTGAGTACAGAAGCCCCACCCTCCGCCAAAGGCAGGGTGGGGTAGTTCACCTAATTAAACGTCACTACACTGCGAATTGACTCACCCTTGTGCATTAATTCAAAAGCATCATTTATTTGCTCAATTGGCATCACATGGGTAATCAAATCATCAATATTTATCTTGCCCTGCATATACCAATCAACAATTTTTGGTACATCAGTGCGTCCTCTTGCACCACCGAAAGCTGAACCTTTCCACACACGCCCAGTCACTAGTTGAAAAGGACGGGTGCTAATTTCCTGCCCAGCACCAGCAACGCCGATAATTACGCTGACTCCCCAACCTTTGTGACAACATTCCAAGGCTTGGCGCATAATATTCACATTACCAATGCATTCAAAACTGTAATCTGCGCCGCCTTTAGTTAAGTCAACCAGGTAAGGAACTAAATCTCCTTCAACTTCCTTGGGGTTGACGAAGTGAGTCATGCCAAATTTTTCTGCCAGAGCTTTTTTGTTGGGATTGAGATCTACCCCCACAATCATATTTGCTCCTACCATCCGCGCCGCTTGGATGACATTCAAACCAATACCACCCAAACCGAAAACCACCACATTTGCTCCCGGTTCGACTTTTGCTGTATTGATGACTGCACCAACTCCTGTTGTCACGCCGCAGCCAATGTAACAAACTTTATCAAACGGCGCATCCTCCCGAATTTTTGCTACGGCGATTTCCGGCAGTACCGTATAGTTGGAAAAGGTGGATGTCCCCATGTAGTGATGAAGCATCTGGTTATCAATGGAGAATCGACTGGTACCATCAGGCATAACACCGCGCCCTTGAGTCGTGCGAATTGCCTGACAAAGATTGGTTTTCAGACTCAGACAATATTCACAACTACGGCATTCTGGGGTATATAGAGGAATAACATGATCTCCTGGCTTGACGCTAGTAACCCCTTCGCCCACCTCTACAACAATACCTGCGCCTTCGTGTCCTAAAATTGCTGGGAATAAACCTTCAGGATCTTTACCAGAAAGAGTATAAGCATCGGTGTGGCAAACTCCGCTGGCTTTAATTTCAACCATCACTTCCCCAGCTGATGGTCCTTCTAATTCAACTGTTTCAATACTTAAAGGCTTACCAGACTCGTAAGCTACTGCTGCTTTTACTTTCAAGGTTAGTTCTCCTCATCAGGAATTCAAAAGATGCCCTACAGGGACGCTACAGGTTAGTGTAACTGAGTTCTTTTGTTAAAGATGTCATGAAAATAAACCATCAATAACTAAAACATTTATATCTGAATAGTATTGCTGTACACGATAGTGCCATTGTGTAGTTACATTGGATATAAGCGCTAGCAGCTTTTTTGCTCACCATTAGATTACGTTTATTTTTTCATCGCCTATGAACCCTGCCCTGACTCAATTCGGCGTCCAGATGTCCAACCTGACTGGCGTTAGAGCCATTATGAAGGACATTGTTGAAACTTTACGAGCTCATACAGGGCAGCAGTTGATAAATTTGAGTGCTGGTAATCCCTTGATTTTGCCTGAGGTTGAACAGTTATGGCGGGATTGCACAGCACAATTGCTGGCTAGCCCAGAATATGGTGAAGTCGTTTGTCGCTATGGACCAAGTCAGGGCTATGTACCACTGATTGAAGCAATTGTTGAGGATTTTAATCGGCGATATAAGTTGAATTTGACTGAACGCAACATCCTTATCAGCCCAGGAAGTCAAACTCTCTACTTTTACGCTGCGAATTCTTTTGGGGGATACACCACCAGCGGTGAACTTAAGCAAATCGTTCTGCCACTCAGCCCAGACTACACAGGATACGGTGGTGTTTGCCTAGTGCCAGAAGCTTTAATTGCTTATAAACCTGCATTGGATATCGACGCCGCCGCACATAAGTTTAAATATCGCCCCGACTTTAGCAAAGTATCGATTACAGAGAAAACTGGTTGCGTGATCTTCTCTCGTCCCTGCAACCCCACTGGTAATGTCCTTAGCGATGATGAAGTGAAAAAAATCGCCGCCCTTGCAGCGCCTTACGATGTACCAGTGTTCGTTGACTCGGCATATGCCCCCCCATTCCCAGCGATGAACTTTACTGAAATGACACCAATCTTTGGCAATAACATCTTGCACTGCATGAGTTTATCAAAAGCTGGATTGCCAGGAGAACGCATTGGAATTGCGATTGGGGATGAACGGGTGATTCAAGTTCTAGAGGGTTTCCAAACAAATGCTTGTATCCACGCTTCACGCTACGGACAAGCGATCGCAGCGCGTGCTATTAACTCTGGTGCGCTGGCAGATATTTCTGTCCAGGTGATTCGCCCGTTTTATCAGAATAAGTTTACGGTTTTGGAAAACACGTTAAACGAAGCGATGCCCAATGATTTACCTTGGTTCCTCCATCGTGGTGAGGGGGCAATTTTTGCTTGGTTGTGGTTGCAGGATTTGCCAGTAACAGACTGGGAGTTATATCAAGAACTCAAGCAAGTAGGTGTTATAGTTGTTCCTGGTAGTACTTTCTTCCCTGGCTTAGAGGAAGAGTGGGAACACAAGCACCAGTGTGTCCGTATTAGCCTTACCGGAAGTGATGACGAAATTGCCACGGGTATGCAGCGTTTGGCAAAAGTGGTACAACAGGTTTATCAACGTGCTGCAGTGAGTGCTTAGTTGAGTGTTGAATGACAAACCGCAAGAACGTAGAGAAAAAGATAAGGAAGAAGGCAGATAAGGGAGATGCGAAAGCAACATCTTCCTCATCTTCCGCATTCCTCACTCCTGAAGGCTGGCTGGAAATTGGCACAATTGTGGCACCTCAAGGGTTGGATGGACAGATGCGGGTTTATCCTGATACGGATTTCCCGGAACGCTTTGAGGTGCCTGGAATACGTTGGTTGTTACGTCCTGATCAGACTGAACCAAAAACCGTAGAATTACTATCAGGACGTTATATACCAGGTAAAAATTTGTACGTAATTGAATTGGAGGGAGTGGAAGATCGCAACCAAGCAGAGGAGTTGCGCGGGTGTAAGTTGATGGTTCAACAGAGCGATCGCCCCCAACTACAAGAAGGTGAATATCACGTTATGGATTTGATTGGCTTGCCAGTTTTTATTCAGGAATCTGGTGAACTGCTTGGTGCAGTGGTGGATATTCTGCCTGCTGGTCATGATTTATTAGAAGTACAGTTGCATCAAGAAAAACAAGGGGAGAAAAGTCAAAAGAATCTTTTGATTCCGTTTGTCAAACCTATAGTACCAGTGGTGGATTTGGAAGCTGGTCGAATTGAAATTACGCCACCAGATGGGTTGTTGGAAATTAACTGATAAAGAAGCATAAACCCCCAGTAGTCTCGTGTAAGCCTTTTGTAACAGGTCTGGGGGTTTTTTATTGGAAACTGTATGGTGATGTATTGACCAGCACAATTTTTTGTAACTTGAATTCCAACTTTAGAAAGGGTTTTATAAAATACCGCAGCCTTAGTATTGGAACAGATATGTTGCTAATTCAGCATAAGCTCTCAGTGGCAGGTCTGGAAGCTTTTAATTGGAAACTGTGGATTATGTTGAGGCGCGATACGGACATGCGATCAGCGTAAGCGCAAAGCGCACGCTGCGCGAACGACTTATCGCCCGGTTTGTTTCGGATACCCCTCGCACCCTCTAACAGCTTTCTGAATACAAGCTCCTATCCCCTGTAATCCAATGTGATTGCGGGGGATTTATTTATTGTATACGTAAAAAATTCTACCTGTTTTGTGCACTGCCATCAGGGGGAGGGTATTCGTCAATACAGCTTTTTGTAACTTTAATTCCTGCTTTAGAAAGGGTCTTACAAATCCTTTCATCGTTAGTATTGAAACAAATGGGGTGTTTAATTGAAAGATTAATTCGGCACAAGCCCTCAGACCGTCACTGGGGGTTTTTTATTGGAAACTGTATAGTACTGTATTGAGCAACACAGCTTTTTGTAACTTTAATTCCTGCTTTAGAAAGTGTTTTACAAATCCTTTCATTGTTAGTG
This portion of the Brasilonema sennae CENA114 genome encodes:
- a CDS encoding S-(hydroxymethyl)glutathione dehydrogenase/class III alcohol dehydrogenase, producing the protein MKVKAAVAYESGKPLSIETVELEGPSAGEVMVEIKASGVCHTDAYTLSGKDPEGLFPAILGHEGAGIVVEVGEGVTSVKPGDHVIPLYTPECRSCEYCLSLKTNLCQAIRTTQGRGVMPDGTSRFSIDNQMLHHYMGTSTFSNYTVLPEIAVAKIREDAPFDKVCYIGCGVTTGVGAVINTAKVEPGANVVVFGLGGIGLNVIQAARMVGANMIVGVDLNPNKKALAEKFGMTHFVNPKEVEGDLVPYLVDLTKGGADYSFECIGNVNIMRQALECCHKGWGVSVIIGVAGAGQEISTRPFQLVTGRVWKGSAFGGARGRTDVPKIVDWYMQGKINIDDLITHVMPIEQINDAFELMHKGESIRSVVTFN
- a CDS encoding valine--pyruvate transaminase, with translation MNPALTQFGVQMSNLTGVRAIMKDIVETLRAHTGQQLINLSAGNPLILPEVEQLWRDCTAQLLASPEYGEVVCRYGPSQGYVPLIEAIVEDFNRRYKLNLTERNILISPGSQTLYFYAANSFGGYTTSGELKQIVLPLSPDYTGYGGVCLVPEALIAYKPALDIDAAAHKFKYRPDFSKVSITEKTGCVIFSRPCNPTGNVLSDDEVKKIAALAAPYDVPVFVDSAYAPPFPAMNFTEMTPIFGNNILHCMSLSKAGLPGERIGIAIGDERVIQVLEGFQTNACIHASRYGQAIAARAINSGALADISVQVIRPFYQNKFTVLENTLNEAMPNDLPWFLHRGEGAIFAWLWLQDLPVTDWELYQELKQVGVIVVPGSTFFPGLEEEWEHKHQCVRISLTGSDDEIATGMQRLAKVVQQVYQRAAVSA
- the rimM gene encoding ribosome maturation factor RimM (Essential for efficient processing of 16S rRNA), with protein sequence MTNRKNVEKKIRKKADKGDAKATSSSSSAFLTPEGWLEIGTIVAPQGLDGQMRVYPDTDFPERFEVPGIRWLLRPDQTEPKTVELLSGRYIPGKNLYVIELEGVEDRNQAEELRGCKLMVQQSDRPQLQEGEYHVMDLIGLPVFIQESGELLGAVVDILPAGHDLLEVQLHQEKQGEKSQKNLLIPFVKPIVPVVDLEAGRIEITPPDGLLEIN